One Paucidesulfovibrio longus DSM 6739 genomic window carries:
- the pheA gene encoding prephenate dehydratase — translation MTKSREQDDISGWRGGQGKAGDAGGLGGLRERIDSIDESILELLNQRAEISLEVGRCKAGSDDPIFKPSREKAVITRLQVLNPGPLPDRHLYNIYREIMSSSRRLQRPERVLYLGPEGTFSYFAGIEYMGHLAELNPKPNLEEIFRAVAEGEAEMGIVPLENSLQGTVGQTVDLFMRYQVSIQSELYSRISHALLSKSRTLSGVANVYSHSNPLGQCGDWLQANLPDAPRLPMSSTAAAARLCQTDESAAVVGHVRLAEMFGLNILAQHIEDLPDNWTRFFIIGSRACQEQHRDKTSILFTTPDKPGALAKALEIFSRRSVNLSKLESRPFRGERWKYVFFADLDCDLTDPAFDPLIRELRDHCHTLRLLGSYPAGPHLEGV, via the coding sequence ATGACCAAAAGCAGGGAACAAGATGACATCAGCGGTTGGCGAGGCGGCCAGGGCAAAGCCGGCGACGCGGGCGGGCTCGGCGGGCTGCGCGAGCGCATCGACTCCATCGACGAGAGCATTCTCGAGCTGCTCAACCAGCGGGCCGAGATCAGCCTCGAGGTCGGCCGCTGCAAGGCGGGATCGGACGACCCGATCTTCAAGCCGAGCCGGGAGAAAGCCGTGATCACGAGGCTTCAGGTGCTCAACCCCGGCCCGCTGCCGGACCGCCACCTCTACAACATATACCGCGAGATCATGTCCTCGTCGCGCCGTCTCCAGCGTCCGGAGCGCGTGCTCTACCTCGGACCGGAGGGTACTTTTTCCTATTTCGCGGGCATCGAGTACATGGGCCACCTCGCGGAACTGAACCCCAAGCCGAACCTGGAAGAGATCTTCCGGGCCGTGGCCGAGGGGGAGGCCGAGATGGGCATCGTTCCGCTGGAGAACTCGCTCCAGGGCACCGTGGGCCAGACCGTGGACCTGTTCATGCGCTACCAGGTCTCCATCCAGTCCGAACTCTACTCGCGCATCAGCCATGCGCTGCTTTCCAAGTCGCGCACGCTTTCCGGCGTCGCCAACGTGTATTCGCACTCGAATCCGCTGGGGCAGTGCGGCGACTGGCTCCAGGCCAACCTTCCGGACGCGCCGCGCCTGCCCATGTCCAGCACGGCCGCGGCGGCCCGTCTCTGCCAGACGGACGAAAGCGCTGCCGTGGTGGGCCATGTCCGGCTGGCGGAAATGTTCGGGCTGAACATCCTGGCGCAGCACATCGAGGATCTGCCGGACAACTGGACCCGTTTCTTCATCATCGGCTCGCGGGCCTGCCAGGAGCAGCACCGGGACAAGACGTCGATTCTCTTCACCACGCCGGACAAGCCGGGCGCGCTGGCCAAGGCGCTGGAAATCTTCTCCCGCCGCAGCGTGAACCTGAGCAAGCTGGAATCGCGTCCGTTCCGGGGCGAGCGCTGGAAATACGTGTTCTTCGCGGACCTGGACTGCGACCTCACGGACCCGGCCTTCGACCCGCTGATCCGCGAGCTGCGCGATCATTGCCACACCTTGCGCCTGCTCGGTTCCTACCCTGCCGGGCCGCATCTGGAGGGCGTCTAG